The following proteins come from a genomic window of Triticum aestivum cultivar Chinese Spring chromosome 6A, IWGSC CS RefSeq v2.1, whole genome shotgun sequence:
- the LOC123128193 gene encoding clustered mitochondria protein isoform X2 (The sequence of the model RefSeq protein was modified relative to this genomic sequence to represent the inferred CDS: added 290 bases not found in genome assembly), whose product MTGRKNEKLKEPSHPEARGQQQSASDRGGSGGAARPYKKERPANASASLSPFYPNSPSPPQANRPRLALRLAPPLLSPPLPSAVPSLPRRRGRQAGRNMAGKSKGARNKAKAQAASQEAVSVEPVADVVEEAKPQNGEVTEAPAAEVAPAAEVAAADVEKEEGDAAEAAQAAEKPAEGELHLYPVSVKTQSGEKLELQLSPGDSVIDVKQFLLDAPETCFYTCYDLILHTKDGSTHQLEDYNEISEIADITAGGCSLEMVAATYDERSIRSHLRRVRELLSLSSLHVSLSTSLALQQESAQAKNADAGKTAHQELDGLNFMEDTTVALTNLLASAPAEIKCVDSIVFSSFNPPPSYRRLHGDLIYIDVVTLEGSKHCITGSSKSFYVNASNGSVLDSRPLKQSHEASTLVGLLQKISAKFKKGFREILDRKASAHPFENVQALLPVTSWLGAHPVPEHRRDAARAEDSVVLSYGTELIGMQRDWNEELQSCREFPHANPQERILRGRALYKVTCDFVDAAVKGAVGVINRCIPPINPTDPECFHMYVHNNIFFSFAVDSDYEQISKDQKPDCQNGSSRSTPVPSPGLGAKADSGVAPDSKTEEANSVLEGPTEAQIADSEQATYASANNDLKGTKSYQEADISGLYNLAMAIIDYRGHRVVAQSIIPGILQGDKSDSLLYGSVDNGKKISWNESFHAKVVEAAKRLHVKEHVVLDGSGNPVKLAATVECKGIVGSDDRHYILDLMRVTPRDSNYIGLQHRFCVLRPELVASFVEAESIKKSPTQKVPDVPTELNGQESDDIASGSDATAASVEEHDKSDETPVSTPAESNDSTAEILFNPNVFTEYKLAGSPEEIEADEALVKKVGSYLLDTVIPKFVQDLCSLDVSPMDGQTLTDVLHSNGINVRYLGKVAGLIKHLPHLWDLFSAEIIVRSAKHVVKDILRQSPDHNIAPAVAHFLNCFFGKVLAASTKGSTGSPQSKTQKKSSQSASSKKGQSAFSQLTSDGVWSDIKEFAKHKYQFEAPDDVRVGAKRVAVLRNLCQKVGITIAARKYDLHSTTPFQPSDILNLQPVVKHSVPTCTDARKLMEAGKIRMAEGTLNEACALFSEAFSLLQQINGPMHKDAANCCRYLAMVLYHAGDTAGAIVQQHRELIINERCLGLDHPDTAHSYGNMALFYHGLNQTELALRHMSRTLLLLSLASGPDHPDVAATLINVAMMYQDASNMSTALRYLQEALKKNERLLGPGHIQTAVCYHALAIAFSCMGAYKLSVQHETKTHDILVKQLGSDDSRTKDSENWLNTFKGREQQVIAQKQKGQGTVPSANAVEFLKAHPGLFQAMKAAAIQSGGDGPANVNRVRGGDERAAKAAAEARKTAVARGVNLRNGPAASVSDINQILNLINSAASASAASSGNAQATESEVPQSNGPALNGAKEAKDTSRPSAKADGQAPVGLGASLELKKQKSKQKA is encoded by the exons GAATATGGCGGGCAAGTCCAAGGGTGCGAGGAACAAGGCCAAGGCGCAGGCCGCCAGCCAGGAGGCCGTCTCGGTGGAGCCGGTCGCTGATGTGGTGGAGGAGGCCAAGCCCCAGAACGGGGAAGTGACTGAGGCCCCTGCTGCCGAGGTCGCCCCTGCTGCTGAGGTCGCTGCCGCGGacgtggagaaggaggagggggatgcGGCCGAGGCCGCACAGGCTGCAGAGAAGCCAGCTGAAG GAGAGCTTCATCTATACCCTGTTTCTGTTAAGACGCAATCAGGTGAAAAGCTGGAGCTGCAG CTAAGCCCTGGAGATTCTGTCATTGATGTCAAACAATTCCTCTTGGACGCTCCTGAAACTTGCTTCTACACATGCTATGATTTGATATTGCATACGAAAGATGGTTCAACACACCAGTTAGAGGACTACAATGAAATTTCTGAGATTGCAGATATAACTGCTGGTGGCTGTTCGTTGGAGATGGTTGCTG CAACATATGATGAGAGGTCTATTAGGTCGCATCTCCGCCGTGTCCGGGAATTGCTCTCTCTTTCTAGTCTTCATGTCTCACTATCGACATCCCTAGCTCTGCAGCAGGAGTCTGCACAGGCGAAAAATGCAG ATGCAGGAAAAACTGCTCACCAGGAGCTTGATGGTTTGAATTTCATGGAGGATACTACTGTAGCTCTTACTAATTTGCTGGCATCTGCACCAGCAGAAATCAAATGTGTGGACAGCATAGTTTTTTCATCATTCAATCCTCCACCAAGTTATAGGAG GTTACATGGGGATCTCATCTATATTGATGTTGTGACAttagaaggaagcaaacactgcaTCACGGGGAGCTCCAAATCTTTTTATGTGAACGCTAGCAATGGAAGTGTTTTGGATTCAAGACCTTTGAAACAATCTCACGAAGCCAGCACTTTAGTTGGCCTGCTACAAAAAATTAGCGCCAAGTTTAAGAAAG GCTTTCGCGAAATATTGGACCGCAAAGCATCGGCCCATCCTTTTGAGAATGTTCAGGCCTTGCTTCCAGTGACTTCTTGGTTGGGAGCTCACCCCGTGCCAG AACATAGAAGAGATGCAGCCAGGGCTGAGGATTCTGTTGTGCTGTCATATGGTACCGAGTTGATTGGGATGCAGAGAGACTGGAATGAGGAACTGCAGTCATGCCGAGAGTTTCCTCATGCCAATCCTCAAGAAAG AATATTGCGAGGCAGAGCACTCTATAAAGTGACATGTGATTTTGTTGATGCTGCTGTAAAAGGAGCAGTCGGTGTCATCAATAGATGTATACCTCCAATCAATCCAACTGATCCAGAATGTTTCCATAT GTATGTCCACAACAACATTTTCTTCAGTTTTGCGGTTGACTCTGACTATGAGCAAATCTCAAAGGACCAAAAGCCAGATTGCCAAAATGGTTCTAGCAGGAGTACGCCAGTCCCCTCCCCAGGTTTGGGTGCCAAGGCAGATTCTGGAGTAGCACCAGATTCAAAAACTGAAGAGGCAAACAGTGTTTTGGAAGGACCTACAGAGGCACAAATAGCAGACAGTGAGCAGGCGACCTATGCTTCTGCTAATAATGACTTGAAAGGAACGAAATCTTACCAAGAAGCTGATATTTCGGGGCTTTATAATCTTGCCATGGCAATAATTGATTACAGAGGTCACAGGGTTGTAGCTCAG AGTATCATACCTGGTATTCTTCAAGGAGACAAGTCTGACTCCCTTCTGTATGGTTCTGTTGATAATGGCAAGAAGATATCTTGGAACGAGTCATTCCATGCAAAG GTAGTTGAGGCTGCAAAGCGTCTCCATGTGAAGGAGCATGTGGTTTTGGATGGTTCTGGCAATCCTGTAAAATTAGCTGCTACAGTTGAATGCAAGGGAATCGTTGGTAGTGATGACAG GCATTATATTTTGGATCTGATGAGAGTGACTCCTCGAGATTCTAACTACATTGGACTGCAGCACCGTTTCTGTGTGTTGAGACCTGAGCTTGTAGCCTCATTTGTCGAG GCTGAATCCATAAAGAAATCCCCTACGCAGAAAGTTCCGGATGTTCCCACAGAATTGAATGGGCAAGAATCTGATGACATTGCCAGTGGTTCTGATGCTACG GCTGCTTCTGTGGAGGAACATGACAAGTCTGATGAAACCCCTGTTTCTACACCTGCTGAAAGTAATGACTCGACTGCTGAAATTCTTTTCAATCCAAATGTATTTACGGAGTACAAGCTTGCTGGCAGTCCTGAG GAGATTGAAGCAGATGAAGCTTTGGTTAAAAAGGTTGGTTCGTATCTGTTAGATACGGTGATCCCAAAGTTTGTTCAGGATCTTTGCTCTCTTGATGTCTCCCCTATGGACGGTCAAACTTTAACTGATGTGCTGCATAGCAATGGGATAAATGTTAGGTATCTAGGCAAA GTTGCAGGCTTGATCAAGCATTTGCCACATCTGTGGGACTTATTTTCGGCTGAGATAATTGTTAGGTCTGCGAAGCATGTTGTCAAG GACATACTGAGGCAAAGCCCGGACCATAATATTGCACCTGCTGTTGCTCATTTCTTGAATTGTTTCTTTGGCAAAGTTTTGGCTGCTTCAACAAAAGGTAGTACTGGCAGCCCGCAGTCGAAAACCCAGAAG AAATCAAGTCAATCAGCTTCTTCAAAAAAGGGTCAATCTGCATTTTCCCAGCTAACATCTGACGGAGTTTGGTCTGACATTAAGGAGTTCGCGAAACATAAATACCAG TTTGAAGCGCCGGATGATGTGAGGGTTGGGGCTAAAAGAGTTGCAGTTCTCCGCAATCTTTGCCAAAAG GTGGGAATAACAATTGCTGCTCGCAAATACGATCTGCATTCTACTACTCCATTCCAACCTTCAGATATCTTGAATCTCCAACCAGTCGTTAAGCACTCAGTTCCTACCTGTACTGATGCAAGGAAGCTTATGGAAGCTGGGAAAATCCGGATGGCTGAG GGAACTCTAAATGAGGCGTGTGCACTATTTTCTGAAGCTTTTTCTCTACTTCAACAG ATCAATGGTCCCATGCACAAGGATGCTGCGAACTGTTGCcg GTACCTTGCTATGGTTTTGTACCATGCCGGCGACACAGCAGGAGCAATTGTGCAGCAACATAGAGAGCTTATCATAAATGAGCGATGCCTTGGTCTAGACCATCCTGATACAGCCCACAG CTACGGTAACATGGCTTTGTTCTATCATGGGCTCAATCAAACCGAACTTGCGCTGCGACACATGTCCCGTACACTGCTGTTGCTGAGTTTAGCATCTGGTCCTGATCATCCGGATGTTGCAGCAACTCTTATAAATGTGGCGATGATGTACCAGGATGCGAGCAATATGAGTACTGCTCTTAGGTATCTTCAAGAAGCACTTAAGAAGAACGAGCGCCTTTTAGGTCCAGGTCATATTCAAACAGCAGTTTGCTATCATGCTCTCGCCATTGCATTCAGCTGTATGGGTGCATACAAGCTTTCAGTTCAG CATGAAACCAAGACACATGATATACTGGTCAAACAGTTAGGTAGTGATGATTCACGAACAAAAGATTCAGAAAATTGGTTGAATACATTTAAGGGGCGAGAACAGCAG GTTATTGCGCAGAAGCAAAAAGGCCAGGGAACTGTCCCCTCTGCTAACGCTGTTGAATTCTTGAAG GCTCATCCTGGATTGTTCCAAGCAATGAAGGCAGCTGCGATCCAATCTGGTGGCGATGGACCAGCAAATGTCAACAGAGTAAGAGGAGGTGACGAGCGCGCTGCCAAGGCGGCCGCAGAAGCCCGAAAAACGGCTGTTGCCAGGGGTGTTAATCTCCGCAACGGGCCTGCTGCGAGCGTTTCTGACATCAATCAAATTCTCAACCTCATCAACTCTGCTGCTTCCGCGTCTGCTGCTTCTTCTGGCAATGCTCAGGCAACTGAATCTGAAGTGCCGCAGTCCAACGGTCCTGCCCTGAATGGCGCAAAGGAGGCCAAGGATACAAGCCGTCCGTCGGCCAAGGCTGACGGTCAAGCCCCAGTAGGATTAGGTGCGTCATTGGAGCTGAAGAAGCAGAAGTCCAAGCAGAAGGCATAG